A single Loxodonta africana isolate mLoxAfr1 chromosome 12, mLoxAfr1.hap2, whole genome shotgun sequence DNA region contains:
- the GPR146 gene encoding probable G-protein coupled receptor 146 isoform X1: protein MVTADKAPVEFPEKHTTDLSVAAFASRVSGSAGTENVGHIVTGTAPRAARPGTMWGCDVFNGTVGGTDLPLCRDLPLALWALSLLYLLVGLPLGLGYNALLVLANLHSRRSMSMPDVYFVNMAVAGLVLGALAPAYLLGPTHARWALWRLSSEAQVTLLTLFHVSALVTMYSTALLSLDCYIERALPRTYMSSVYNTRHVCGFIWGGALLTSFSSLLFHICSHVSTRLVECAEMRSTEAADAIMVLVGYVVPALAALYALALIARLRKEDTPLSQGDAGRLDPSTHWLLGVAVGTQLGLWTPYYMTLLGQVLVAARGKPMDGHYMGVLPLAKDLARLLAFSSSSVMPLLFRHMDKSFPSKLRRLAKRLQCGPQHCVQEQGGVQQVVA from the exons ATGGTCACTGCTGATAAGGCGCCTGTGGAGTTTCCAGAGAAACACACAACAGACCTTTCTGTGGCTGCCTTTGCTTCTCGAGTGAGTGGGAGCGCCGGCACAGAGAATGTGGGGCACATAGTGACG GGCACTGCACCAAGAGCTGCTCGACCCGGCACCATGTGGGGCTGCGATGTGTTCAATGGGACGGTGGGCGGCACAGACCTGCCCCTGTGCCGGGACCTGCCACTGGCCCTGTGGGCACTCTCGCTGCTCTACCTGCTGGTGGGCCTCCCCCTGGGCCTAGGCTATAATGCATTGCTGGTGCTCGCCAACCTGCACAGCCGGCGCAGCATGAGCATGCCCGACGTCTACTTCGTCAACATGGCCGTTGCTGGGCTGGTCCTCGGTGCCCTGGCGCCTGCCTACCTGCTGGGGCCGACCCATGCACGCTGGGCACTGTGGCGGCTGAGCAGTGAGGCCCAGGTTACGCTGCTGACCCTGTTCCATGTGTCCGCCCTGGTGACCATGTACTCCACTGCGCTGCTTAGCCTCGACTGCTACATTGAGCGGGCACTACCGCGCACCTACATGTCCAGCGTGTATAACACGCGGCATGTGTGTGGCTTCATCTGGGGTGGTGCGCTGCTCACCAGCTTCTCCTCCCTGCTATTCCACATCTGCAGCCATGTGTCCACACGGCTCGTCGAGTGTGCCGAGATGCGAAGCACTGAGGCTGCCGATGCCATCATGGTGCTTGTTGGCTACGTGGTGCCTGCCCTAGCTGCCCTCTATGCGCTAGCGCTCATTGCCCGGCTGCGTAAGGAGGACACGCCACTCAGCCAAGGCGATGCAGGCAGGCTGGACCCCTCCACGCACTGGCTGCTGGGGGTCGCTGTGGGCACACAGCTTGGGCTCTGGACGCCATACTACATGACCCTCCTGGGGCAGGTGCTCGTGGCTGCGAGGGGGAAGCCCATGGACGGGCACTACATGGGGGTCCTGCCCCTCGCCAAGGACCTTGCCCGGCTCCTGGCCTTCTCCAGCAGCTCGGTGATGCCCTTGCTCTTCCGACACATGGACAAGAGCTTCCCCAGCAAGCTCCGCCGGCTGGCCAAGAGGCTACAGTGTGGACCACAGCACTGCGTCCAGGAGCAGGGTGGCGTGCAGCAGGTGGTGGCCTAG
- the GPR146 gene encoding probable G-protein coupled receptor 146 isoform X2 produces MWGCDVFNGTVGGTDLPLCRDLPLALWALSLLYLLVGLPLGLGYNALLVLANLHSRRSMSMPDVYFVNMAVAGLVLGALAPAYLLGPTHARWALWRLSSEAQVTLLTLFHVSALVTMYSTALLSLDCYIERALPRTYMSSVYNTRHVCGFIWGGALLTSFSSLLFHICSHVSTRLVECAEMRSTEAADAIMVLVGYVVPALAALYALALIARLRKEDTPLSQGDAGRLDPSTHWLLGVAVGTQLGLWTPYYMTLLGQVLVAARGKPMDGHYMGVLPLAKDLARLLAFSSSSVMPLLFRHMDKSFPSKLRRLAKRLQCGPQHCVQEQGGVQQVVA; encoded by the coding sequence ATGTGGGGCTGCGATGTGTTCAATGGGACGGTGGGCGGCACAGACCTGCCCCTGTGCCGGGACCTGCCACTGGCCCTGTGGGCACTCTCGCTGCTCTACCTGCTGGTGGGCCTCCCCCTGGGCCTAGGCTATAATGCATTGCTGGTGCTCGCCAACCTGCACAGCCGGCGCAGCATGAGCATGCCCGACGTCTACTTCGTCAACATGGCCGTTGCTGGGCTGGTCCTCGGTGCCCTGGCGCCTGCCTACCTGCTGGGGCCGACCCATGCACGCTGGGCACTGTGGCGGCTGAGCAGTGAGGCCCAGGTTACGCTGCTGACCCTGTTCCATGTGTCCGCCCTGGTGACCATGTACTCCACTGCGCTGCTTAGCCTCGACTGCTACATTGAGCGGGCACTACCGCGCACCTACATGTCCAGCGTGTATAACACGCGGCATGTGTGTGGCTTCATCTGGGGTGGTGCGCTGCTCACCAGCTTCTCCTCCCTGCTATTCCACATCTGCAGCCATGTGTCCACACGGCTCGTCGAGTGTGCCGAGATGCGAAGCACTGAGGCTGCCGATGCCATCATGGTGCTTGTTGGCTACGTGGTGCCTGCCCTAGCTGCCCTCTATGCGCTAGCGCTCATTGCCCGGCTGCGTAAGGAGGACACGCCACTCAGCCAAGGCGATGCAGGCAGGCTGGACCCCTCCACGCACTGGCTGCTGGGGGTCGCTGTGGGCACACAGCTTGGGCTCTGGACGCCATACTACATGACCCTCCTGGGGCAGGTGCTCGTGGCTGCGAGGGGGAAGCCCATGGACGGGCACTACATGGGGGTCCTGCCCCTCGCCAAGGACCTTGCCCGGCTCCTGGCCTTCTCCAGCAGCTCGGTGATGCCCTTGCTCTTCCGACACATGGACAAGAGCTTCCCCAGCAAGCTCCGCCGGCTGGCCAAGAGGCTACAGTGTGGACCACAGCACTGCGTCCAGGAGCAGGGTGGCGTGCAGCAGGTGGTGGCCTAG